The Gloeomargarita sp. SKYB120 genome has a segment encoding these proteins:
- a CDS encoding metallothionein — MVKCDCERCVCQVDPATAIRVGDKVYCSDACAQGHPNGPGCGHDSCPC; from the coding sequence ATGGTCAAGTGCGATTGCGAGCGGTGTGTGTGCCAAGTGGACCCGGCAACCGCTATTCGTGTGGGGGACAAGGTCTATTGCAGCGACGCCTGCGCCCAGGGACACCCCAACGGGCCGGGCTGTGGCCACGACAGTTGCCCCTGCTAG